A stretch of Lactuca sativa cultivar Salinas chromosome 6, Lsat_Salinas_v11, whole genome shotgun sequence DNA encodes these proteins:
- the LOC111897312 gene encoding uncharacterized protein LOC111897312 isoform X2, translated as MSTKNTISPAAARSHTRKSKPDSSSIILIKKFILVLFAGFFAWAYQTALPPPPKTVGSPDGPPITSPRIKLRDGRHLSYTESGVSKDKAKYKLIFVHGFNLNKYHNPFAAKASPALVEELGVYFVAIDRPGYGESDPDPKRTVKSLAFDIEELADHLNLGPKFYVAGYSMGGQIVWSCLKYIPHRLAGAVLIAPGINYWWPNLPSNLTNEAFSGQLPQDQWSLRVAHHLPWLSYWWNSQKWFPSFSFIDEVHAALSSSDIAVASKLFAAMDPDQLQAWNKQPRQQGEFESLHRDLNIGFGKWDFDPIDLKNPFPNNDGSIHIWQGDEDLIVPVTLQRYIAHQLTWVKYHELTGTGHLLPFADGVIDSILKELLTKQN; from the exons ATGTCGACAAAAAACACAATTTCACCAGCAGCAGCCAGGTCTCATACCAGGAAATCAAAACCGGATTCCTCATCCA TTATCTTGATCAAGAAATTTATACTAGTCCTCTTTGCGGGGTTCTTTGCATGGGCTTATCAAACAGCTCTTCCACCACCTCCAAAGACTGTAGGATCTCCAGATGGCCCTCCGATTACATCCCCAAGGATTAAACTCCGTGATGGAAGACATTTGTCGTATACAGAGTCAGGCGTTTCAAAAGATAAAGCCAAATATAAACTAATATTCGTCCATGGCTTCAACTTAAATAAGTATCATAACCCTTTTGCAGCCAAAGCTTCACCA GCTCTTGTTGAAGAACTAGGGGTATACTTTGTTGCAATAGACCGACCCGGTTATGGAGAAAGTGACCCGGACCCTAAACGAACTGTGAAGAGCTTGGCATTTGATATCGAAGAGCTCGCTGATCATTTGAACTTGGGACCAAAGTTCTATGTAGCTGGATACTCAATGGGTGGCCAAATCGTGTGGTCTTGTCTCAAGTACATTCCTCACAG GCTTGCAGGAGCAGTTCTTATTGCTCCAGGCATTAATTACTGGTGGCCTAACCTACCTTCAAATTTAACCAACGAAGCATTTTCAGGACAGCTTCCACAGGATCAATGGTCTCTGCGTGTTGCGCACCACCTACCATGGCTGAGCTACTGGTGGAATAGTCAAAAATGGTttccttctttttcttttatcGATGAAGTACATGCTGCTCTTTCTTCCTCGGATATAGCAGTTGCATCAAAGCTTTTTGCTGCCATGGATCCAGATCAG CTACAAGCCTGGAATAAACAACCACGACAACAAGGCGAATTCGAGTCACTCCATCGTGACTTAAACATTGGATTTGGAAAATGGGACTTTGATCCAATAGATCTCAAAAACCCATTTCCAAACAATGATGGATCAATTCATATATGGCAGGGTGATGAGGACCTCATTGTGCCTGTGACATTGCAACGTTATATCGCCCATCAACTTACATGGGTCAAGTATCATGAGCTTACTGGCACCGGACACTTGTTACCTTTTGCAGATGGGGTGATTGATTCTATTCTCAAAGAACTTCTTACAAAACAGAATTAG
- the LOC111897312 gene encoding uncharacterized protein LOC111897312 isoform X1 has product MSTKNTISPAAARSHTRKSKPDSSSIILIKKFILVLFAGFFAWAYQTALPPPPKTVGSPDGPPITSPRIKLRDGRHLSYTESGVSKDKAKYKLIFVHGFNLNKYHNPFAAKASPALVEELGVYFVAIDRPGYGESDPDPKRTVKSLAFDIEELADHLNLGPKFYVAGYSMGGQIVWSCLKYIPHRLAGAVLIAPGINYWWPNLPSNLTNEAFSGQLPQDQWSLRVAHHLPWLSYWWNSQKWFPSFSFIDEVHAALSSSDIAVASKLFAAMDPDQLQAWNKQPRQQGEFESLHRDLNIGFGKWDFDPIDLKNPFPNNDGSIHIWQGDEDLIVPVTLQRYIAHQLTWVKYHELTGTGHLLPFADGVGGSRTTQLHNVHRPASYNSTSY; this is encoded by the exons ATGTCGACAAAAAACACAATTTCACCAGCAGCAGCCAGGTCTCATACCAGGAAATCAAAACCGGATTCCTCATCCA TTATCTTGATCAAGAAATTTATACTAGTCCTCTTTGCGGGGTTCTTTGCATGGGCTTATCAAACAGCTCTTCCACCACCTCCAAAGACTGTAGGATCTCCAGATGGCCCTCCGATTACATCCCCAAGGATTAAACTCCGTGATGGAAGACATTTGTCGTATACAGAGTCAGGCGTTTCAAAAGATAAAGCCAAATATAAACTAATATTCGTCCATGGCTTCAACTTAAATAAGTATCATAACCCTTTTGCAGCCAAAGCTTCACCA GCTCTTGTTGAAGAACTAGGGGTATACTTTGTTGCAATAGACCGACCCGGTTATGGAGAAAGTGACCCGGACCCTAAACGAACTGTGAAGAGCTTGGCATTTGATATCGAAGAGCTCGCTGATCATTTGAACTTGGGACCAAAGTTCTATGTAGCTGGATACTCAATGGGTGGCCAAATCGTGTGGTCTTGTCTCAAGTACATTCCTCACAG GCTTGCAGGAGCAGTTCTTATTGCTCCAGGCATTAATTACTGGTGGCCTAACCTACCTTCAAATTTAACCAACGAAGCATTTTCAGGACAGCTTCCACAGGATCAATGGTCTCTGCGTGTTGCGCACCACCTACCATGGCTGAGCTACTGGTGGAATAGTCAAAAATGGTttccttctttttcttttatcGATGAAGTACATGCTGCTCTTTCTTCCTCGGATATAGCAGTTGCATCAAAGCTTTTTGCTGCCATGGATCCAGATCAG CTACAAGCCTGGAATAAACAACCACGACAACAAGGCGAATTCGAGTCACTCCATCGTGACTTAAACATTGGATTTGGAAAATGGGACTTTGATCCAATAGATCTCAAAAACCCATTTCCAAACAATGATGGATCAATTCATATATGGCAGGGTGATGAGGACCTCATTGTGCCTGTGACATTGCAACGTTATATCGCCCATCAACTTACATGGGTCAAGTATCATGAGCTTACTGGCACCGGACACTTGTTACCTTTTGCAGATGGG